In the Metabacillus endolithicus genome, one interval contains:
- a CDS encoding alpha/beta-type small acid-soluble spore protein: MANNSNNLVVPGTEHAIDQMKVEIANEFGVDLGGETTSRANGSVGGEITKRLVSMAQQQLG, encoded by the coding sequence ATGGCAAACAACTCAAATAACTTAGTCGTACCTGGAACTGAACATGCAATTGATCAAATGAAGGTGGAAATCGCAAATGAATTTGGTGTAGATCTTGGCGGTGAAACAACATCACGTGCAAACGGATCTGTTGGTGGAGAAATAACAAAACGCCTTGTTTCAATGGCGCAACAACAACTAGGTTAA